From one Trifolium pratense cultivar HEN17-A07 linkage group LG1, ARS_RC_1.1, whole genome shotgun sequence genomic stretch:
- the LOC123902760 gene encoding 60S ribosomal protein L29-1-like, with amino-acid sequence MAKSKNHTAHNQSYKAHKNGIKKPKRHRHTSTKGMDPKFLRNQRYARKHNKKNGEISAEE; translated from the exons ATGGCAAAGTCGAAGAATCACACCGCTCACAACCAATCTTACAAAGCTCACAAGAATGGCATCAAAAAGCCAAAGAGGCATCGCCACACTTCAACCAAAGGG ATGGATCCTAAGTTTTTGAGGAATCAGAGGTATGCAAGGAAGCACAACAAGAAAAATGGTGAAATTTCCGCTGAAGAATAG